The DNA region GAACAGGTCTTGGCATGTCTATTGTAAAAAAAATAGTTAAAATACATAAAGGTGAAATTGAACTAAAAAGCCAAGAAAATAAAGGTACTTGTGTATATTTTAAATTTCTAAAATGAATATGAATTTTTATTCATAAAGTGTTAAATTTTTATTAATTTATTATTAACTTCTTATTGATGGTTACCTTATATAATTTCTTTAATAAAATAAAGGAATTATATGAAAAAAATCTCACAATACAAACTTATTTTTTATGTATCTTTGCTTTTTACAGCTTTTTACAACTTTTCTTTTTTTAAAAACTTCTTTTTAAGTTATAGTTTTCATGGAATAAATATTTTATATTTTATTAGTGTTTTTTTTACACTATTTTTATTTATAAACTTTGTATTATCTTTATTAAGTTCAAGATATTATATAAAACCATTTTTAATTATTTTATTAATAGTTTCATCTTTTACTGCTTATTTTATGGATACATATAATGTAGTTATTGATAAAGAAATGATAAGAAATACTTTAGAGACAAATCTAAATGAAAGTCTTGATTTATTTAGTTTCCAATTAGTTTTATATGTAATCTTTTTAGGAATAATTCCAAGTTTTTTAGTTTATAAAACAAATATTAATTATGGTTCATTTAAAAAAGAGAGTTTTAAAAAAATAAAAACTCTACTATTAATTTTACTTCTTATTGTTATTACACTTTTTAGTACAAGTAAGTTTTATACATCATTTTTTAGAGAACATAAAACACTTAAATATTATGCAAATCCTACATACTGGATGTTTTCAATAGTAAATTATACAAAGAAAACATATTTTACAGGGAAAATTATTGTTAAAAAAACAGGAGATGATGCACTTATTGATGAAACACCAGAACATAAAAAAGAATTAATTGTAATGGTAGTAGGAGAAGCTACAAGAGCAGATAGATTCTCTTTAAATGGATATAAAAGAGATACCAACCCACTTTTAGAAAAACAAGAAGTATATAATTTCTCAAATATGTCATCATGTGGAACCTCTACTGCATACTCTGTCCCTTGTATGTTTTCTAAATTTACAAGAGATAACTATAGTCATAGTAAAGCCGTATCAAATGAAAATTTACTTGATGTTTTAAAACATACAAAAGATGTAAATATTTTATGGAGAGATAATAACTCAGATTCAAAAGGTGTTGCAGTAAGAGTAAAATATGAAGATTATAAATCTAAAGATTTAAATACTATTTGTGAAAATGGTGAATGTAGGGATGAAGGAATGCTAATAGGTTTAGATAAATTTATCAAAGATAGTAAAAATAAAGATATTTTTATTATTTTGCATCAAATGGGAAATCATGGACCAGCATATTATAAAAGATATCCTAAAAGATTTGAAAAATTCAAACCTGTTTGTAAAACAAATCAGTTAGAAAAATGTACAAAAGAAGAGATTACAAATGCTTATGATAATGCCATTTTACATACAGATTATTTTTTATCTAAAGTAATAGATTTTCTAAAACCTTATTCAAATAAATATGATACAGCTATGTTTTATATGAGTGATCATGGAGAAAGTCTTGGAGAAAATGGAATATATTTACATGGTATGCCTTATTTTATGGCTCCAACAGAACAAACA from Malaciobacter molluscorum LMG 25693 includes:
- a CDS encoding phosphoethanolamine transferase; the encoded protein is MKKISQYKLIFYVSLLFTAFYNFSFFKNFFLSYSFHGINILYFISVFFTLFLFINFVLSLLSSRYYIKPFLIILLIVSSFTAYFMDTYNVVIDKEMIRNTLETNLNESLDLFSFQLVLYVIFLGIIPSFLVYKTNINYGSFKKESFKKIKTLLLILLLIVITLFSTSKFYTSFFREHKTLKYYANPTYWMFSIVNYTKKTYFTGKIIVKKTGDDALIDETPEHKKELIVMVVGEATRADRFSLNGYKRDTNPLLEKQEVYNFSNMSSCGTSTAYSVPCMFSKFTRDNYSHSKAVSNENLLDVLKHTKDVNILWRDNNSDSKGVAVRVKYEDYKSKDLNTICENGECRDEGMLIGLDKFIKDSKNKDIFIILHQMGNHGPAYYKRYPKRFEKFKPVCKTNQLEKCTKEEITNAYDNAILHTDYFLSKVIDFLKPYSNKYDTAMFYMSDHGESLGENGIYLHGMPYFMAPTEQTHVASLMWFGNSMKKQLDLNKLNKIKNNSFSQDNLFHTILGLFEVQTDVYNKNLDILSTIRKEQK